From a region of the Bacillaceae bacterium S4-13-56 genome:
- a CDS encoding 2-isopropylmalate synthase: MPHVSIFDTTLRDGEQSPGVNLNQLEKLEIAKQLEKFGVDIMEAGFPAASEGDFESVRAIARTIKKSSVTGLARATKSDIDIAWEALKDAAEPRLHIFLATSPIHMTYKLKKTPEEVIQTAVEMVSYAKQKFPHVEWSAEDASRSDLDFLATIIEKVIDAGATVINLPDTVGYTTPEDFGYMFRYIRENVPNIDKVALSAHCHNDLGMAVANTLAAIENGATQVEGTINGIGERAGNAAIEEVALALTIRNDKYPYTTNLVLKEIKYTSDLVSKLTGMAVPGNKAVVGRNAFLHESGIHQDGVLKNTSTYEIITPEMVGIHSNNLFLGKHSGRHAFKNKIEQLGFQLSEEKITEAFQTFKRLSDRKKTVTDEDLFTILTDIKTDVSNVKKYELLAFQVQYGSSNLPTATVALSTPDGKRVETACTGQGSVEALYNTIESLIKEEIHLTDFNLSSVGRGRDALAEVHLSMTVNGHAVSGRGSAQDVLEASAKAFLNAVNRVFTNQKRYERQTAQL; the protein is encoded by the coding sequence ATGCCCCACGTTAGTATTTTTGATACAACTTTGAGAGACGGAGAGCAATCTCCCGGTGTCAATCTTAACCAATTAGAGAAACTTGAAATTGCTAAACAACTTGAGAAATTTGGTGTGGATATTATGGAGGCTGGCTTCCCTGCAGCCTCTGAAGGAGATTTTGAATCCGTTCGAGCTATTGCGAGAACCATTAAAAAATCTTCGGTTACCGGATTAGCACGAGCTACAAAATCAGATATTGACATTGCATGGGAAGCCTTAAAAGATGCTGCCGAGCCAAGACTCCATATTTTTTTAGCTACTTCTCCAATTCATATGACCTATAAGCTGAAAAAGACACCAGAAGAAGTGATTCAAACAGCCGTTGAAATGGTTTCTTACGCTAAACAAAAGTTTCCTCATGTAGAGTGGTCAGCAGAGGATGCTTCGCGATCTGACTTAGACTTTTTAGCAACTATTATAGAAAAAGTGATCGATGCGGGAGCTACAGTCATTAATCTTCCTGACACTGTCGGTTACACAACACCAGAAGATTTCGGTTATATGTTCCGTTATATCCGAGAAAATGTACCTAATATTGATAAGGTCGCATTGTCTGCTCATTGTCATAATGATTTAGGAATGGCCGTAGCTAATACTCTGGCTGCGATTGAAAATGGTGCTACTCAAGTGGAGGGTACTATTAACGGAATTGGGGAGCGTGCAGGAAATGCGGCAATAGAAGAAGTAGCCTTGGCTCTAACTATACGAAATGATAAATATCCTTATACAACCAATCTAGTATTAAAAGAAATTAAATATACAAGTGATCTAGTTAGCAAGCTTACAGGAATGGCGGTCCCAGGAAACAAGGCAGTAGTTGGCCGTAATGCCTTCTTACATGAATCTGGCATTCATCAGGATGGGGTTTTAAAGAATACTTCTACCTATGAAATTATCACGCCAGAAATGGTAGGAATTCATTCGAATAATCTTTTCCTTGGAAAGCATTCCGGACGTCATGCCTTCAAAAATAAAATCGAACAGTTGGGGTTTCAGTTATCGGAAGAAAAAATTACAGAAGCGTTTCAAACTTTTAAGCGGCTAAGTGATCGAAAGAAAACTGTAACAGACGAAGATTTGTTTACTATTCTTACGGATATTAAAACCGATGTATCGAATGTCAAAAAATATGAATTACTAGCTTTTCAAGTTCAGTATGGTTCTTCTAATCTACCAACGGCTACAGTTGCCTTATCTACTCCAGATGGGAAGAGAGTAGAAACGGCGTGTACGGGTCAAGGAAGTGTAGAAGCTCTTTATAATACGATAGAATCACTTATTAAAGAAGAAATTCATTTGACGGATTTCAACTTAAGTTCAGTCGGAAGAGGAAGAGATGCCTTAGCTGAGGTTCACCTAAGTATGACAGTCAACGGTCATGCAGTTAGTGGAAGAGGATCAGCGCAGGATGTATTAGAAGCATCGGCAAAAGCATTCTTAAATGCTGTGAATCGTGTGTTTACAAATCAAAAGCGGTATGAAAGGCAAACGGCACAGCTTTAA
- the leuB gene encoding 3-isopropylmalate dehydrogenase: MEKHIVLLPGDGIGPEVLKASKEVLEAIAGEFNHIFTYETHDIGGVAVDLHGTPLPDQTVEACQKADAILLGAVGGPRWDQLPSHLRPEKGLLGIRKALGLFANLRPITGFAKLLHASPLKEEIVNGSDLLIIRELTGGLYFGTPSERRNQGDSVVDTLAYTRSEIERIVEKGFESAMLRRKHLTSVDKANVLESSKLWREVVEEKKAKYPEVTVEHLLVDAAAMKLITNPTQFDVIVTENMFGDILSDEASVLTGSLGMLPSASLREDSVGLYEPAHGSAPDIAGKGIANPLAMILSTALMLRFSFGMEDEARLIENVVEDVLNAGYHTADLKVQGGKQVNTAEMIELVVEGIKEESTTDSIMRCYV; encoded by the coding sequence ATGGAAAAACATATTGTGTTACTCCCAGGTGATGGTATAGGACCTGAAGTTTTAAAGGCATCGAAAGAGGTGCTTGAAGCAATCGCAGGTGAGTTCAATCACATTTTCACCTATGAAACTCATGATATTGGAGGAGTAGCTGTGGATCTCCATGGGACTCCTCTACCAGATCAAACAGTAGAAGCTTGTCAAAAGGCAGATGCCATACTTTTGGGTGCAGTAGGTGGGCCACGATGGGATCAACTACCCTCCCATTTGAGACCGGAAAAAGGACTGCTCGGTATTCGTAAGGCATTAGGTCTTTTTGCTAACTTGCGTCCTATTACTGGTTTTGCAAAGCTTTTGCACGCCTCTCCATTAAAAGAAGAGATCGTAAACGGTAGCGACCTTTTAATTATAAGAGAGCTAACGGGGGGACTTTATTTTGGGACTCCTAGTGAGCGAAGAAATCAAGGAGATTCTGTTGTAGACACTCTTGCTTACACCAGAAGTGAAATCGAAAGAATAGTTGAAAAAGGGTTTGAAAGTGCTATGCTTCGTCGCAAGCATCTCACATCAGTAGATAAGGCAAACGTCTTAGAATCTAGCAAACTATGGCGAGAAGTGGTCGAGGAGAAAAAGGCTAAGTATCCGGAAGTTACTGTTGAGCATCTATTAGTTGATGCTGCTGCCATGAAGTTGATTACAAATCCAACACAATTTGATGTCATTGTCACGGAAAATATGTTTGGAGATATTTTGAGTGATGAAGCTTCTGTCTTAACCGGATCTTTAGGAATGCTTCCTTCCGCTAGCCTCCGTGAAGATTCCGTAGGACTTTATGAACCCGCTCATGGATCAGCACCAGATATTGCTGGGAAAGGGATAGCTAATCCACTCGCCATGATATTATCAACAGCACTAATGCTTCGTTTTTCATTTGGTATGGAGGATGAGGCCAGATTAATTGAAAATGTAGTAGAGGATGTTCTAAATGCAGGCTATCATACAGCAGATTTAAAGGTTCAAGGTGGAAAGCAAGTCAATACTGCTGAAATGATTGAACTTGTAGTCGAGGGGATTAAAGAGGAAAGTACAACCGATAGCATCATGCGATGTTATGTTTGA
- a CDS encoding MEDS domain-containing protein — MKMEENDKKPPVVKLTDQINISNGSHILYTYNDQVKYINNICAFVSQGLDEGDVIILIDYTHIHGEVINQLKERYTKEDLNKIIFIDNVEFYELNGVFNASTIHEHFGEIINPYLASGKTIRAWGHADIQMQDQLLEKLLDYECRCSELIDHFKMITVCAYDGQKIPSYIICELLSAHQYIMTDSKLLPINSQEQVQFPTLHEQLEKEREYKHLKFKHKELQEDSERMKQDFQMLAIQSSKLSETGKLAGSFAHEIKNPLTAIKGFLNLISQNKIDQEKRQSYFQVMSDEIKKIEQITNDLLNLSKPPVENYQENNIIKVINDVVTLLQFHASQKGIEIVHNYEQDEIVLVFDEMKIKQVLINLIKNSIEAMEEGKITCHTSLDDRFVIVSVQDEGCGMPPHVLKQVGNPFFTTKDEGNGLGLSTCFNIIENHGGSIAVESKEGVGTTFAFKIPLSSNRN; from the coding sequence ATGAAGATGGAGGAAAACGATAAAAAACCACCAGTCGTAAAGCTAACGGATCAAATAAACATATCTAATGGGTCACATATTTTATATACATATAATGATCAAGTGAAATATATCAACAATATTTGTGCGTTTGTTAGTCAAGGTCTTGATGAGGGAGATGTCATTATTTTAATTGATTATACTCATATTCATGGCGAGGTTATTAATCAGTTAAAAGAGCGATATACCAAAGAAGATTTGAATAAAATTATATTTATCGATAATGTTGAATTTTATGAGCTTAATGGAGTTTTTAATGCATCTACTATTCATGAACATTTTGGTGAAATTATTAATCCCTATTTAGCCTCTGGAAAAACCATAAGAGCATGGGGTCATGCGGATATCCAGATGCAGGACCAACTTTTAGAGAAATTATTAGATTATGAATGTCGATGTTCGGAACTAATTGACCACTTCAAAATGATTACAGTTTGTGCTTATGATGGTCAAAAAATCCCATCCTATATTATTTGTGAGTTACTTTCCGCTCATCAGTATATTATGACTGATTCAAAACTGTTGCCTATAAATTCACAGGAACAGGTACAGTTTCCTACTCTTCATGAGCAGCTGGAAAAAGAAAGAGAGTATAAGCATTTAAAATTTAAACATAAGGAGCTTCAAGAGGATTCTGAGCGGATGAAGCAGGACTTTCAAATGTTAGCAATTCAATCTAGCAAATTGTCGGAAACCGGTAAGTTAGCTGGCAGTTTTGCCCATGAAATTAAGAATCCACTAACAGCTATTAAAGGGTTCCTCAATTTAATCAGCCAGAATAAGATTGACCAGGAAAAACGTCAGAGCTATTTCCAGGTTATGAGTGATGAAATAAAAAAGATAGAGCAAATCACCAATGATTTACTCAATTTGTCGAAGCCTCCTGTTGAAAACTACCAAGAGAATAATATTATTAAAGTAATAAATGATGTTGTCACTCTATTGCAATTTCATGCTTCTCAGAAAGGAATTGAAATTGTACATAACTATGAGCAGGATGAAATTGTCTTGGTTTTTGATGAAATGAAAATAAAACAGGTTTTAATAAACTTGATTAAAAACTCCATAGAGGCAATGGAAGAGGGAAAAATCACTTGTCATACTTCATTAGATGATCGATTTGTAATTGTTAGTGTACAGGATGAAGGCTGTGGCATGCCGCCTCATGTTCTAAAACAAGTAGGAAATCCGTTCTTCACGACAAAAGACGAAGGGAATGGGCTTGGTCTATCTACCTGTTTCAATATAATAGAGAATCATGGTGGAAGTATAGCAGTAGAAAGCAAAGAGGGTGTTGGTACTACATTTGCCTTCAAAATTCCACTCTCTAGTAATAGAAACTAG
- a CDS encoding BrxA/BrxB family bacilliredoxin yields MNAYEEYMKQMAQPMRDELTNAGFEELTTPEEVDEFISGVKGSALVVINSVCGCAAGLARPAVRESLKHDKKPEQLVTVFAGQDREATARMRDYFEGIEPSSPSMALLKDGQVIHFIPRDDIEYHEVDDIVANLTKSYDEHL; encoded by the coding sequence ATGAATGCTTATGAAGAATATATGAAACAAATGGCACAGCCCATGAGGGATGAATTAACGAATGCAGGATTTGAGGAACTGACAACTCCAGAGGAAGTCGATGAGTTTATCAGTGGAGTGAAAGGGTCAGCACTAGTAGTAATCAATTCCGTATGTGGTTGTGCTGCGGGATTAGCTCGCCCAGCTGTCCGTGAATCTCTGAAACATGATAAGAAACCAGAACAACTTGTTACGGTGTTTGCTGGACAAGACCGAGAAGCTACAGCAAGAATGCGTGATTATTTTGAAGGGATCGAACCTTCCTCTCCTTCCATGGCTTTATTGAAGGATGGTCAGGTTATTCATTTTATCCCACGTGATGATATAGAATACCATGAGGTTGATGACATAGTTGCTAATCTAACAAAATCGTACGATGAACATTTATAA
- the leuD gene encoding 3-isopropylmalate dehydratase small subunit: MEPLRKHEGLVCPLNRTNIDTDQIIPKQFLKRIERSGFGQFLFYHWRFHDNGTPRKDFPLNDLKYQGASILVAGENFGCGSSREHAPWALEDFGFKVVIAPSFADIFYNNCFKNGILPVYLNENEVDLLIERSKSEGYSLTVDLEEQKVYDTYGFEADFVVAPYYREMLLNGLDEIGVTLQLSDKIDMFEAARG, translated from the coding sequence ATGGAACCTTTACGTAAACATGAAGGACTTGTATGTCCACTAAATCGAACCAATATCGATACCGACCAGATTATTCCTAAGCAATTTTTGAAACGAATTGAACGCTCGGGTTTCGGACAATTTTTATTCTATCACTGGCGCTTCCATGATAATGGGACTCCACGCAAAGATTTTCCTTTAAATGATCTAAAATATCAAGGAGCTTCCATACTGGTTGCAGGAGAAAACTTCGGATGTGGCTCCTCTCGAGAACATGCTCCTTGGGCTTTAGAGGATTTTGGATTTAAAGTCGTAATTGCTCCAAGCTTTGCAGATATTTTTTACAACAATTGTTTTAAAAATGGAATTTTGCCTGTCTATTTGAATGAAAATGAAGTCGATCTTCTTATAGAACGTTCGAAGTCAGAGGGATATTCTCTCACTGTTGATTTGGAAGAACAAAAAGTTTATGACACCTATGGATTTGAAGCTGATTTTGTAGTAGCACCCTATTATCGTGAGATGCTATTAAATGGACTGGATGAAATAGGGGTAACTCTTCAACTTTCGGATAAAATTGATATGTTTGAAGCTGCTAGAGGATAA
- a CDS encoding aspartyl-phosphate phosphatase Spo0E family protein, with amino-acid sequence MALSLEEIENKRQQMLELADKKGISHKEVLECSQELDKLIITIMKK; translated from the coding sequence ATGGCACTTTCTTTAGAGGAAATCGAAAACAAGCGACAACAAATGTTAGAGCTTGCGGATAAAAAAGGGATATCCCATAAAGAAGTCCTAGAATGTAGTCAAGAATTAGACAAATTGATCATAACAATAATGAAAAAATGA
- a CDS encoding GNAT family N-acetyltransferase → MIKEMLKIVPSSSEDIEQLIHIDHLIWNDKNTPQVSKWESIEEYEKVWPPGSQFVAKLNNRVIGYIMFRYPTPLPSNNHVIELMIGIHPDYQGMGVGRALVQFLKRWAQENGKRKICLRVLSTNGTAIHFYKSNGFEEQGRLKNEFLINGQYVDDILMFCWLDE, encoded by the coding sequence ATGATTAAGGAAATGTTAAAGATCGTCCCTTCTTCTTCGGAAGATATAGAACAGTTAATACACATCGATCATTTAATCTGGAATGATAAGAATACACCACAAGTTTCAAAGTGGGAATCGATAGAAGAGTACGAAAAAGTGTGGCCGCCAGGGAGTCAATTTGTGGCTAAGCTTAATAATAGAGTTATTGGGTATATCATGTTTCGTTATCCAACGCCGCTCCCTTCTAATAACCATGTGATTGAGTTGATGATCGGTATTCATCCAGACTATCAGGGTATGGGTGTTGGAAGGGCTTTAGTTCAATTTTTAAAGCGGTGGGCACAAGAAAACGGGAAAAGAAAGATTTGTCTACGAGTTTTGTCCACGAATGGAACGGCTATCCACTTTTATAAGTCAAATGGTTTTGAAGAGCAAGGCCGTTTAAAGAATGAGTTTCTCATAAATGGACAATATGTGGATGACATTCTTATGTTCTGCTGGCTTGATGAATAG
- a CDS encoding short-chain dehydrogenase: protein MKTKGSHALVIGGTGMLKDVSLWLNKKGYHVTVVGRQKSKFHRMLDQAYKKENFSAVNMDYHETEKFIERLKKAQNDLGSFEVIVSWVHSTADELIPKIFQMMQENDGEYDFYHLNGSRAYIEPFTVTPPSNCNYHEIILGFKLTETHSRWLTNKEISDGVIDSIQHHRQLTIVGQMEPWELRPN from the coding sequence ATGAAAACAAAGGGCTCCCATGCCTTAGTCATTGGGGGAACAGGTATGCTTAAAGATGTCTCTCTTTGGCTTAATAAAAAGGGTTACCATGTCACTGTAGTAGGAAGGCAAAAAAGTAAATTCCATCGTATGCTTGACCAAGCCTATAAAAAAGAAAATTTTTCAGCTGTGAATATGGACTATCATGAAACGGAAAAATTTATAGAGCGATTAAAAAAAGCTCAGAATGACTTAGGCAGTTTTGAGGTTATTGTTTCATGGGTTCATTCAACAGCAGATGAATTAATACCAAAAATTTTTCAAATGATGCAGGAAAATGATGGGGAATACGACTTTTATCATCTAAATGGAAGCCGAGCATATATCGAGCCTTTTACTGTAACTCCTCCATCTAACTGTAATTATCATGAAATTATACTGGGGTTTAAGTTGACGGAAACCCATTCCAGGTGGTTGACCAATAAAGAAATTTCGGATGGAGTGATTGACTCTATTCAGCATCATCGACAACTGACCATTGTTGGTCAAATGGAGCCATGGGAATTAAGGCCGAATTAA
- the leuC gene encoding 3-isopropylmalate dehydratase large subunit, whose amino-acid sequence MQKPKTIVEKIWDRHVVHQEEGKPDLLYIDLHLVHEVTSPQAFEGLRIKGRKVRRPEQTFATMDHNVPTINRSVIKDPISKKQMETLKENCEEFGVTLADINHPDQGIVHVIGPELGLTQPGKTIVCGDSHTSTHGAFGALAFGIGTSEVEHVLATQTLWQAPPKTLNVKVNGELGVGVTAKDLILAIIRKFGVRFGTGYVIEYTGEAVRNLSMEERMTVCNMSIEAGARAGLISPDDTTVEYLRGRRYVSKGEEFEKIAADWKSLATDEGAVYDAIIEINASEIEPQVTWGTNPGMCIPVSASVPVPAEQISTNAKEETKRAIEYMGLEAGQPISSVNIDYVFIGSCTNSRLSDLRRAAEIVRGKKVKPGVEAIVVPGSFKVKLEAEKEGLDQVFQDAGFQWREAGCSMCLAMNDDIVPPGKRCASTSNRNFEGRQGNGARTHLVSPEMAAAAAIAGHFVDVRTFTESPVS is encoded by the coding sequence ATGCAGAAACCAAAGACAATTGTAGAAAAAATCTGGGATCGCCATGTCGTTCATCAGGAAGAAGGAAAACCGGACTTATTATATATCGATTTACATCTTGTTCATGAAGTAACCTCGCCTCAGGCTTTTGAAGGTTTGCGTATAAAGGGGAGAAAGGTAAGAAGACCTGAGCAAACCTTTGCGACGATGGATCATAATGTTCCTACTATAAATCGTAGTGTTATAAAGGACCCTATTTCAAAGAAACAAATGGAAACCTTAAAGGAAAATTGTGAAGAATTTGGAGTAACCCTTGCCGATATCAATCACCCCGATCAAGGAATCGTTCACGTTATTGGACCAGAATTAGGATTAACTCAACCTGGGAAAACGATCGTGTGTGGGGACAGCCACACCTCAACACATGGTGCTTTTGGGGCTTTAGCTTTTGGAATAGGAACTAGTGAAGTAGAACACGTTCTTGCTACACAGACTCTTTGGCAAGCACCTCCAAAAACACTGAATGTCAAAGTGAACGGTGAGCTTGGGGTAGGGGTGACTGCTAAAGATCTCATTTTAGCGATCATTAGGAAATTTGGTGTCCGTTTTGGAACGGGATATGTTATTGAGTATACAGGAGAAGCCGTTCGTAACTTGAGCATGGAAGAAAGAATGACAGTATGTAATATGTCGATTGAAGCGGGAGCGAGGGCAGGTTTGATCAGTCCAGACGATACGACTGTTGAATATCTCCGTGGACGCCGTTACGTTTCAAAAGGGGAAGAGTTCGAAAAAATCGCTGCAGATTGGAAGTCACTAGCTACAGATGAAGGCGCGGTGTACGATGCGATTATAGAAATCAATGCTTCTGAAATAGAACCACAGGTAACATGGGGAACCAACCCTGGAATGTGTATCCCTGTAAGTGCATCTGTTCCAGTTCCAGCAGAGCAGATCTCTACAAATGCAAAGGAAGAAACGAAGCGAGCGATTGAATATATGGGACTAGAAGCTGGTCAACCAATTTCAAGTGTGAATATTGATTATGTCTTTATTGGATCTTGTACAAATTCCCGTTTAAGTGACTTAAGACGTGCTGCCGAAATTGTACGTGGTAAAAAAGTGAAGCCGGGGGTAGAGGCGATCGTTGTGCCAGGATCGTTTAAAGTGAAATTAGAAGCGGAAAAAGAGGGACTTGATCAGGTGTTCCAGGATGCTGGATTTCAATGGCGTGAAGCTGGATGTAGCATGTGCCTTGCCATGAACGATGATATTGTACCTCCAGGAAAACGCTGTGCTTCTACGTCCAATCGAAACTTTGAAGGTCGCCAAGGGAATGGTGCTAGAACTCATCTTGTCAGTCCAGAGATGGCAGCAGCAGCAGCGATTGCTGGTCATTTCGTAGATGTCAGAACTTTTACGGAATCCCCGGTTTCTTAA
- a CDS encoding GNAT family protein produces MNSNDIPIIETKNYILRGLRMKDAPVLFSFMSDLEIMQYITSTPVKTVTEMNEQIHKSLLLFERKKEIPWVIMDKNNEKIIGVFRFHKLNFWHLKTEMGVVLAKTFQKKGVMTELLPHILSFGFTELGLNRIVGDIFAENEGSRKLLERQGFQKEGVLRQTDFDGNRYHDTIVYSMLRAEYEAILGG; encoded by the coding sequence ATGAATTCAAATGATATTCCTATAATAGAAACAAAAAATTATATCCTTAGAGGACTAAGAATGAAGGACGCTCCTGTTCTGTTTTCATTTATGAGTGACCTGGAGATAATGCAATACATTACCTCAACTCCAGTAAAGACGGTTACAGAAATGAATGAACAAATTCATAAGAGTTTATTGCTGTTTGAAAGAAAAAAAGAAATCCCCTGGGTCATTATGGATAAAAATAATGAGAAAATTATTGGGGTATTTCGCTTTCACAAACTTAACTTCTGGCATCTAAAGACAGAGATGGGAGTCGTTCTTGCCAAAACATTTCAGAAAAAAGGGGTTATGACCGAACTACTTCCTCATATTCTTTCTTTTGGTTTTACTGAATTAGGACTCAATCGCATTGTCGGAGACATTTTTGCCGAAAATGAAGGGTCTCGAAAATTGCTCGAAAGACAAGGGTTTCAAAAGGAAGGGGTTTTAAGACAAACTGATTTTGATGGAAATAGATACCACGATACCATTGTTTATTCGATGTTACGTGCGGAATACGAAGCTATACTTGGAGGATAA
- a CDS encoding conserved virulence factor C family protein, with amino-acid sequence MKIVSIEPTPSPNSMKINLDTELPQGHNVNYKSTDSLVDAPEYVSQLFAIKGVKGIYHVLDFIALERNPKVAWENILPLVHEVLGFKEELENQSENLDHSVPTEDAFGEVKVWIQMFRGIPMQVKLQDGEEEFRFGLPDMFKEAAMKASPASSNLVMERQWVEQTPRYGSVDEIGNEVVEEIQASFDRERLEHLVKIAFQEENIKEESRQEVTIEMFNDPDWKVRYAALDRIQPTFANIDILNKALEDSKASIRRLATAYLGMIEEPEVLPYLYKALKDSSVAVRRTAGDCISDLGFKEAMPEMIESLNDSSKLVRWRAAMYLYEVGDEGAIPALRKALNDSEFEVRMQVKMALSRIEGGEEAKGSVWHQMTQARKQTN; translated from the coding sequence ATGAAAATTGTTTCAATAGAACCTACACCTAGTCCAAATTCGATGAAAATCAACTTGGATACAGAATTACCTCAAGGACACAATGTTAACTATAAAAGTACTGATTCGTTAGTTGATGCCCCTGAATACGTTTCTCAGCTTTTTGCCATTAAAGGGGTAAAAGGAATCTATCATGTCTTAGATTTTATTGCCTTAGAAAGGAACCCTAAGGTGGCATGGGAAAATATTTTACCACTTGTTCATGAAGTCTTAGGTTTCAAGGAGGAATTAGAAAATCAATCTGAAAATCTTGATCACTCAGTCCCCACCGAGGATGCTTTTGGAGAAGTAAAGGTATGGATCCAAATGTTTAGAGGAATCCCTATGCAGGTTAAACTCCAGGATGGGGAAGAGGAGTTTCGTTTTGGATTACCGGACATGTTTAAAGAAGCGGCCATGAAGGCTTCTCCAGCTTCATCTAATTTGGTGATGGAACGCCAATGGGTTGAGCAGACCCCTCGATATGGATCTGTTGATGAAATTGGGAATGAGGTAGTAGAGGAAATCCAAGCTAGTTTTGATCGGGAAAGATTAGAACACTTAGTAAAAATTGCTTTTCAAGAAGAGAACATAAAAGAAGAATCTCGACAAGAAGTTACCATAGAAATGTTTAATGATCCTGATTGGAAGGTGCGATATGCAGCATTGGATCGAATCCAGCCAACCTTTGCTAACATAGATATACTAAATAAAGCTTTGGAGGACTCAAAGGCTTCCATCAGAAGACTGGCAACGGCATACTTAGGAATGATTGAGGAGCCAGAGGTCCTTCCCTATCTATATAAAGCTTTAAAAGATTCCTCTGTTGCTGTGAGAAGGACAGCGGGAGATTGTATTTCTGATTTAGGATTTAAAGAGGCAATGCCAGAAATGATTGAATCGTTAAATGATTCAAGTAAGTTAGTTCGCTGGAGAGCAGCGATGTATTTATATGAAGTAGGAGACGAGGGTGCCATTCCTGCTTTGAGAAAGGCCTTAAATGATTCTGAATTTGAGGTGCGCATGCAAGTGAAGATGGCATTAAGTCGTATTGAAGGCGGCGAAGAAGCCAAAGGTTCTGTCTGGCACCAAATGACTCAAGCGAGAAAGCAAACTAATTAA